The Flavobacterium johnsoniae UW101 genomic interval TAATAATTCAATTGAAGTTGATATTTTATTTGCAATATTGAAATGATTGAAATAAATATTCTCAAGACGTTCAACAACCAAAATTTGTTCATTTAAATCTGGAATAGGAATTTGAATATCTCCAAGTTTCTGTTGATTGAGAATAGGTAATGTAGCACTATTTGCTAACATTTTAGATATTTTTATTGTAGCCGATAAAGAGTAGGCAACAAACATTTTATTAATATCATTATTAAGTTCAATTATATTAATTTGTTGATTAGTATAAAAATTAGTATCTGTTACAGCTATCTTTCCAAGTGTGGCACCAATACCAACAAACATAACGGAATTAGAATCATAAAGTCTAACATTATTATCTTCAACAACTTCAAAACTTAATTTTCGTTTAGATTCATTTACAAAATTGAAGTCTTCATTAAAATCCCCTGGAGTAAACCAATTCCAAACATTTTCGTTTAATTCTTCAATTGGAATATCATACCCATTTGGAGTACTACCAGTATCAATGTTTTTACTCAAATACTTCAACTTCACTACCTTCCAATGCTCAGGAATTTCCCCAAACCATTCTATACCCGAATCCTTCATAGCTACATTAGGGGCTAACCCCTTAATAATGTTTTGGATAATAACCGCTTTTTTCTTTTCGTCGAGTAACTCAATTAACCTCGTTTTCTTTGGACAAAATTGAATTTTACTGATGCCGAAAGTAATGGTAATTTCAAAATGAACCAGTACCATCAGAATTACGGCTATGATCTGGAAGCGGCAGTGTCCAAACATTCGATCAAGGAACTGGAGACCCCGAAATTTAAAGAAGATCTTCTAAACTCTTTAAAGAAAGGCAACCTGCAGTCGGTCACTTTTGTGGTTTCGGGTGTGGAAAGTAAGATGTATATAGAAGCCAATCCCCATTTTAAAACCGTGAATGTTTATGATGCAAATATGCAGCGCATCAACCATCGAGAAAGCAAAGCCGAGAAACAGCAGCAAGGGGAAGATAAATCGGTATCCAGAGAACAGAAGAACAATGTGGAAGGTGTGAAAGGGCAAGAGGAAAGGAAAAGAAACAAACAGTCGCATTCAATGTAAAGATGATGGAAAGTTTACAGCCCCTGCTGGATTTCTTTTCCGCAATTGAAAAGGACTTTCGGATCAGCAGCACGCACATTGCCATTTATGCGGCGCTGCTGCGGTACCGTTCCCTTAAGGGTTTTATCAATCCTATTGAGGTTTTTAGAGTGGAGCTGGTTCCTGCAGCTAAAATTTCTTCTAAATCAACCTATCATAAATGCCTGCAGGAACTGCATGAGTACGGCTATCTGCGGTATGAACCTTCCTTTAAGAAAACCAGGGGCAGCAGAATATATTTTTTTGATTTTGAAATTAGTAAAACACACCTCTTATGAAACCATTTACTTTTGAAGATCTCCCCAATATCCTGGGAACACTATCCCTGCGAGTGGAAAATATAGAACGTCTCTTAAAAGAGATCCAAAACCGCTCCCCTGAGGATGAGGATGCGGGTCTGATGACCATCATTGAAGCCTCAAAACTGATCCGGCTTTCGGTTGCCACAATATACTCGAAAGTCTGCCGCAATGAGATTCCGGTAAGCAAGCAGGGCAAACAGCTGTATTTTTTAAGATCGGAGCTTTTGGACTGGATTAAGGCCGGGCGGATCAAAACGATTTCAGAACTGCAGACGGAAGTAGATCAGAAATGCAAAAACAGGGATTGAATTTGTCCCTGTTTTTTGATTTTATACTAGGCAGGTTCTTTTTAGCGCAGTACTTCTGCAGTAGTACAATTCTGTATGGTATGTTAATGTTAGAATTTGGAACAATTTGATTTCATTTCGTGTTTGGTTTTGTAACTAATTTTGCTTTTTTAAATAACAGCATTATGACAGCACAGGAAGAAAAAAAAACGGATGCTTTTATACTGGCATCCACCAGGTTGAAAAGCACCTCAAAGGAATATCTGGCAGTAAAGACACTGCTGGAGCATGGAAATCTTTTGTACTGTTTTTTGGGGAAATGGGAAACACTGGATCTCACTAAGATATTCATTCAGATGCAGTTCACTTACCAATATGTGACCGGGGGGATTCAATTGCGTGAGAACAGTAAAGAAGAATACTATGCTAAATATATAAAGCCTAAAACCGCTTTGCCGGCCGACTATTATCCAAATACTGTATTGGCAGTGGGAAAGATGGAAAAATATGATGAAAGCCAGCCGGGATGGGTAGATAAAAGGACTAAAAAATAGGTGCTCAGCACACTTTCGTACAGACAATACTGTAACGCTTTGGATCAGAAAAGATTCTGATACGTCTTTTAACAACGAAGACGGCCTATAAGTTTCCCATTTTTCTTTGCTTGAAATTTTAACTAATTTATTTAATGGGAATTCTAATTTGTATGAAAAAAATCGTACTTTAGATAAATCTCTGAACGTTTAACGGTTAATTAATCAGATAAACAGCATCCTTTGCTGTTTAATAGTGTTGCAGCATTTTGCTTTTCTGCTGTTAACTGAATAGTGTGCTTTAATGTAATGTCAAAAAGAATCCTTGAAGTTGTCCTTAGTAAAAGGACGGCTGAGACGTAACTTGACAGCGGTGTAAGGAATTTTAGATTTTTTATTAAATAATTTTTAGTACTGTCATTAATTTTAAACTAGGGTCTTATGAAAAAACTTTACTTGTCGTTTGTGCTGCTTTTTCCTATTCAGTCTGTTCTTTTCTCTCATTCTGTTCAAGCTTGTGGACCTATCGTCACACAGAGCGGTAACGTTAAAAACAATGTCAGTTTATCTCCCGTATTCTCTGATGGGATAGAATATGAAAGACACCGTGTCTGGCTTAATTTGACCAATTCGCAGGGTTTATTCAAACAGATCTTAATTGCTTATGTGACAGGGGCTACCAATGGCTACGATCACAATTATGATGCTCCGACCATGGACGCCAATAAGTATGCTGATTTTTTCAGCATTATCGAATCCAATAAGCTGGTGATTCAGGGGCGTGCCGTGCCGTTTGATGTCTCCGATACCATTCCTGTGGGATACAGGTCGGAAATTACTGGAAAGCTGACCATTTCCATTGATCATACCGATGGCGATTTAGATGTGCTGAATATTTACTTAGAAGACAAAGAAACCGGTACTATGCATAATTTAAAATCGGGCAGTTATACTTTTTCAACTCTCTCCGGCACGTTTACTGATCGTTTTGTAATCCGCTATATAGCAGATAAAAAATTAGGAATAAATGAAATGGAAAAGCAGCTGCAGCATCTCAGCGTGGCTTCAAAAAATCAGGTCATCAGTGTAAAATCATTTCCTGCAGCTTTAAAGAAAGTTTCTGTTTTTGATATTACCGGAAAATTACTCTACAGCAGTCCGCATCTTGGATCTTCCGAACTTGAAATAGCAAACATTCTTACCGGTCCGCAGATTCTACTGGTCAAAACTACCTTAGAAAATGAAAATATAGTAACCAGGAAGGTGATTTTTTAAGTTTGAAGCATAGAAAAGCGCTAAAAAAAGAAAGGCTTAAAAATTGGCTGCCAAGATGCTGTGCCGACTACCATGAAAGGGTATGTCTTAGATAGCAGGGATGGATAAATTCCAAAACCCAATAAACGGTGCAATCAAGGTCAAATATCTGCAAATTGAAAGATAGTACACCTTTGCAGATTTCAAATATAACTGCAGCGGCACTATTGGAGCAATAGGAAAAGCAGAAGAGAACTGTTTCGGTTTTTCAAAACATCATTGTTCATTATTTGCACCGTGCCGCATCACACATACTTGTTTTAAAATAAAAAGCCCGCATTGTCAATGCGGGCTTTTTATTTTATTTTGGTAATTATACCCTTTTTACACCAGAAATTCTCTGTTTAAAGTTTTTTGCGGACATATAATTGTTGTAGTTAACTATATAAGATTTTGTTACACAATTGCCAATATGCCAATGACTTGTTGTTCCTATTTCCCAAGAATATGTTATTGTTGTAAAATCAGCATTTTCGTAACAGTTTGAGTTAAGTATTTCCTCTAATTTTAGAAAAATTTCATCTTGATTATCGTCAATAATTTTTTGTATTTGTTTATCTGATAAGAATTCGTTCTCTTCATGATCATAAGAAATCATTATTACCTGACCCTGATTTTCAATTATAGATTCCATCTCTTTTTCATCTTTAGCATAACCTACCAAAAATTTTCTTTGCCCTATTTTAACTTCTTTTACCGCCATGTTTTTCTTTCAAATTTAAGGACAATATAAACTCATTTTTAATTTGTCGTTAGTTTTAATTTTTTCAAGATATTATGAAATAAAAAAGCCTTACAATATAAGTAAGGCTAAGTTTTAACTTTTTGCTTCATTTATCATTTCAATTATTTCTTCAGGTACCAAAGATATAAAAATGAACTTTATCATATTCTCATTAGAGCACTTCATAGATCTGAAACATGAACAAAAACTTGGTTCCCGCCATTATTTGGTGTAATAAATCCAAATCCTTATTTCTTCATTAAAAAATTTTACAGTAACTTATTGCATCTTACAATTTTAATTTTTTCAAATTTGGTATTTTAAAAAGCGGCCGTTTTTTTGAAGTGCTTTTGTCTGGGCAGTCCCTTATTATTTCAAAGTTATTCTCTGGCTTGCTTCCCGTTTTTTCTCATCAATGATTTTAGTGTAAATCTGTGTCGTTTTGATGCTTTTGTGACCCATCATTTTGGAGACTGTAAAAATATCCGTGCCTGAAGCAATCTGAAGAGTAGCATATGTATGCCTGAAACAATGAAAAGTGATGTGTTTGACAATACCTGCCCTGGCAATCCATACCGGCAGGGCCCTGTCTACATCCCACTTTTTTAAATCGAAAAAAACTTTCCCGGTTTTTACCGGCTGCGCCTTTTCTGCAAGTATTTCATAAGCTTCATTTGATATTGGAATGGTCTGAAGGCCTTCTGTCTTCTTTTGCTTGAATCGTATGTAATAACCGTCGTCTTCTATAAACATAATCTCTTCCCAGGTGAGTTTAGCAATATCGGAATACCGAAGGCCTGTCAATACCGAAAATTTTGAAATCTGGTGCACTATTCTTTTTGGACATGGGGTACTGAATAATTTCTTGGCTTCTTTTAAAGTTAAAAAATTACGCTGGGATTCCTGCTCTTTTATAGAATCAATCCCTGCATTAATATCAGTTCTTAGTTTTTGTTCTTTGTAGGCATTTTTGAGAGTGGTTTTTAGTTTATTATGATAAGAAAGGGCAGTGTTTCTTGCGATGGTGCTGCTGTTATTTTTTCGGTTTTTCGCTTTTAATAAGTATTCTTTATAATCTTCTATAAGGGTCACTGTCACTTCTTTAAAGGTTAAGTCATTTCCCTTTAAAAAAGCTTCAAAATGTACAATGGCCGTATCCCATATCAGACGGTTTTTTCCCACTTTTTTATCTCTTATCTTTTTGAAATACTCCAAAAATGAGCCTCTGCTGATTCTTTGAATTTCCAATTGCTCTTTCTCAAACTCATTATATACGTCGTCCTTGCGCAGTTCATTCTGCCTGCGGATCTGAATGAGCTGGGCAGTTTGAAGGCTCTCTGTGTTTGCAATCTTCTCAAGCTGATCTTTAGGTTTATCGAACAGATACAGTTTAAGAAATTCACGTCTGGTCAGCTCATTAGTCTCTGCATTTTGGATCGGCGGATAAAAATCCAGATAAAGTGATAATTTCCCATTTGCGATCTTCTTTTTTCTCAATGT includes:
- a CDS encoding restriction endonuclease subunit S, with protein sequence MVLVHFEITITFGISKIQFCPKKTRLIELLDEKKKAVIIQNIIKGLAPNVAMKDSGIEWFGEIPEHWKVVKLKYLSKNIDTGSTPNGYDIPIEELNENVWNWFTPGDFNEDFNFVNESKRKLSFEVVEDNNVRLYDSNSVMFVGIGATLGKIAVTDTNFYTNQQINIIELNNDINKMFVAYSLSATIKISKMLANSATLPILNQQKLGDIQIPIPDLNEQILVVERLENIYFNHFNIANKISTSIELLKEKRTAIISATINGEINLD
- a CDS encoding helix-turn-helix domain-containing protein, giving the protein MKPFTFEDLPNILGTLSLRVENIERLLKEIQNRSPEDEDAGLMTIIEASKLIRLSVATIYSKVCRNEIPVSKQGKQLYFLRSELLDWIKAGRIKTISELQTEVDQKCKNRD
- a CDS encoding T9SS sorting signal type C domain-containing protein — translated: MKKLYLSFVLLFPIQSVLFSHSVQACGPIVTQSGNVKNNVSLSPVFSDGIEYERHRVWLNLTNSQGLFKQILIAYVTGATNGYDHNYDAPTMDANKYADFFSIIESNKLVIQGRAVPFDVSDTIPVGYRSEITGKLTISIDHTDGDLDVLNIYLEDKETGTMHNLKSGSYTFSTLSGTFTDRFVIRYIADKKLGINEMEKQLQHLSVASKNQVISVKSFPAALKKVSVFDITGKLLYSSPHLGSSELEIANILTGPQILLVKTTLENENIVTRKVIF
- a CDS encoding tyrosine-type recombinase/integrase; the protein is MKKTNVTLRKKKIANGKLSLYLDFYPPIQNAETNELTRREFLKLYLFDKPKDQLEKIANTESLQTAQLIQIRRQNELRKDDVYNEFEKEQLEIQRISRGSFLEYFKKIRDKKVGKNRLIWDTAIVHFEAFLKGNDLTFKEVTVTLIEDYKEYLLKAKNRKNNSSTIARNTALSYHNKLKTTLKNAYKEQKLRTDINAGIDSIKEQESQRNFLTLKEAKKLFSTPCPKRIVHQISKFSVLTGLRYSDIAKLTWEEIMFIEDDGYYIRFKQKKTEGLQTIPISNEAYEILAEKAQPVKTGKVFFDLKKWDVDRALPVWIARAGIVKHITFHCFRHTYATLQIASGTDIFTVSKMMGHKSIKTTQIYTKIIDEKKREASQRITLK